From the genome of candidate division KSB1 bacterium:
TGTCGTCCTGCAGCAAATGCACCAGGGTGGAATCGATGCGGCGCAGGGATGAATCGCTGGCAACCTTGCCGAGCGCTTCGAGCAAATGCAGGCGCACTTCCAGATCTTTTTCCGTGGCGAGAAAAGCCAGCACCACGCTGGCGGTGTTGGCCTGCGCCAGTTGGCCGAGCGCAAAGGCTGCCTCCACCCGCACGGTGGGATTGCCCGAGCGCAACAGCTCCACCAGCGCCGGCACGGCATCCGGATCCTGCGAACGGCCCAGGGCAATGGCCGCGCGCTTGCGCACCTCCTCCTTCGGATGCATCACGAACTTGACCAGCTCGCGAGCCGCCACCCGCCGGTTTTCGAGCCGGATGATCTCCGCAATTTCCCGGTGAGAATTGCGGCAGCTTTGGCAAAGCAGGGCGGGGAGAAGCAGAAGCAGGACAGCAGTTCTTTTCAGCATAAGCAGAGAGTGATGCAGGTTATATGGCCCGGGGAGAAAGGGTTCGACAAAACAGGGGCATAATACCTCGGCTCATGCAAAGATGCAAGTTTTTTGGCTCCGATGACCGGCCCGGCGGCATCGCACGCAGGCACGGCCTGCCGGCACGCACGCGCAGCGCAGCCACGGTCAGCCAGTGTTCGAAATTACGATTGCGTCACAACGTGGGCTGACCTACATTGCCCGGAGATACAGGAAGCGTGCCATCCTTGCACGCGAGCTGTTGACCCTTTTGACCGGAGAAGCCATGGCTGTGATTCGCATAGGTGTCGCCGGCGTTGGCCGGCTGGGAGCGCTGCACGCGGCGCGTTTACGCGAAATTGCGGGTGTCGAGCTGGCGGGCGTGTTTGATGTCAATCAACAACGCGCCCGACAAGTGGCAGCCGAACATGGCACCCGTGCCTTCGCCACTCTGCCGGAGTTGCTGGCGAGCTGTGAGGCCTTGACCATCGCGGTGCCGACCAGCGAGCATTTTGCCACGGCACAAGTCGCGCTGCAAGCCGGCCGCCACGTGCTCATTGAAAAACCCGTCACCGCCACCAGCGCGCAGGCGCGGCAGCTCATCGCCCTGGCGCAGGCGCACAACCTGATTTTGCAGGTGGGCCACATTGAGCGATTCAATGGCGCGTTGCGTGCGCTGGCGGGATTCCCGCTGGCACCGCGCTTCATCGAATCTCACCGCATGGCATCCTTTGATCCGCGCGGCACGGATGTCGCCGTGGTGCTCGATCTCATGATTCACGACATCGACATCATCCTGAACCTGGTGCGGAGCACTCTCACCCGCGTGGATGCCAACGGCGTGGCCGTGGTTTCCCACGAGCCGGACATTGCCAACGCGCGGCTGCAGTTTGCCAATGGCTGTGTCGCCAACGTCACTGCCAGCCGCATCTCACAGAAAAAGATGCGCAAACTGCGCCTGTTTCAACGCGATGCCTATATTTCCGTGGATTTCCTGCAGGGCTTCAGTGAAATTTTTCGCCTGACGGCACCGGAGGAGAGCGTGCCCGGACAGGCTTTTCCCCTGGTGCTGGGCCGGCTCGATCAGGGGGCGCGGCCGCGACAGATCATCTATGAAAAACGCGAAGCGCCCGAAGGCAATGCCCTGCGCCTGGAGCTGGAGAGCTTTGCCCGCGCCATCAGAGGCGAAGCCCCGCCACCGGTCACTGGTGAGGACGGTCTGCGCGCCCTCGAAGTGGCCAGCGCAATTACAGAAATGATCAAGGCGGAGCCACCGGCGTAATTTCCCCCTGATGGCTCGGCCTGCGTGCCCGGTTTTGGCGGATTGCCGGCACCGTCTCATGCGGGATTCACTGTGCGAGCCGCAGACCGGCACCCGGGCCCACCGGCAGATCCAGCGCAAACCACAACACCAGCAGGCCCGACCAGGTTATCAGGAAGACGATTGTGAAGGGCATCATGGTGGCGATCACTGTGCCCATGCCGGCATCCTTGCTGTAGCGCTGCACGAATGCGACAATCAATGCAAAATAAGACATCATCGGCGAGATGATGTTGCTGCAGGAATCTCCGATGCGATAGGTGGCCTGGGTCAGCTCCGGGGTGTAGCCCAGCAGCATGAACATGGGCACGAACACCGGTGCCATGATCGCCCATTTTGCCGAAGCGCTGCCCATGAACAGATTCAGGGTGGTTGACAACAGCACGAAACTGAGCAGCAAGGGAATGCCGTCGAAACCGACCGCTTTGAGGAATTCCGCACCCTTCACCGCCACGATCAAGCCGAGATTCGTCCACGAGAAGTAGGCGACAAACTGCGCCGCAAAGAAGACCAGCGTGATGTAGGAGGCCAGTGTGCCCATGGCTTTGCTCATGGCCTCGACGACGGTGGCCTCGCGGCGCACCGTGCCCGCGCCCACGCCATAGGCGATGCCCATCACCGTAGCGGAGAGAAACACGATCGCGACGATGCCGGACAGAAAGGGGGAATGCAGGAAATCAGGATTCCTGGGATCGCGCAAGACCCCGTCTTCGGGAACCACGGCCCACAACAGCAACAACACGATGACCACGCCGGTGGCAAAGGCATACCACAGGCCGCGCTTTTCCGCGGGGGAAAGCGGCTGCAACTCCATGGTCTTCTCCGAACCGCCGTATGCTCCCAGGCGGGGCTCGACGATCTTTTCCGACACCCAGGTGCCAACCAGCGTCAGCACGAAGGTGGAAACGACCATGAAATAATAGTTGCAGGCGGGGTTGACGAGATAGTCCGCATCGATGATGCGCGCGGCCTCCTGCGAGAGACCGGCCAACAGCGGGTCTACCGTGCCGAGCAGAAGATTGGCGCTGTAGCCACCCGAGACGCCGGCAAAGGCCGCGGCCAGCCCGGCGAGTGGATGGCGGCCAACCGCCAGAAAAATGACGGCACCCAGCGGCACCAGCAACACATAGCCGATTTCAGAAGCAGCATTTGACATGATGCCGGCGAAGACAATCACCATGGTCAACAGCCGCCGTGGGGCGGAGAGCACCAGCAGCCGGATCGCCGCACCCAGCAAGCCCGAGCCTTCGGCCACGCCGATGCCGAGCAGCGCCACCAGAACGGTGCCGAGCGGCGCAAAGTTGGTGAAGTTGCGTACCATCTCGGTAACGATGCGCCGCAAACCTTCACCGCTGAGCAGGCTCACCGCTTCAATCGTCTTGCCGGTGCCGGGATGAATCGCCGAGACCTCGAAGGCGGCGGCCAGCGCGGAGAGCAGAATGACCAGCCCGGCGAAAAGGGCAAACAGGCTCGTGGGATGCGGCAGCAGGTTGCCGACTTTCTCAACAAAGTCCAAAGCGCGGTGGAAGAATTGGCTGCTGAAGCGAAACCGCCATTTCATGAGTCGCCTCCGGTTGGTGAAGTATCACGCGGAAGATGCACAAGCAGAAAAACAGCGCGCGGTTGATTGGTGGGGTAACGAATGACAAGACCCGGCCGCCGGAGCAGCTTTTGCCACCGGCGCGGTCAACGCCGTCGCCATTACGTCTTCGACTTTCATTCTTGTAAGTCTCTCCCCCGCACACACCCTGCAAGTTCCGCTTGCCCTGGCGCTGAAATTCCGGCCGCAGGAAAATCAGTGCTCTGGCATTCACATGATTACGACACCTCTGCGCGCCGGGTCTGCGCGCCAATGGTTTGAATTTTGCCTGAAAGGCGCGGGATGATACAGGCCTTTGCCGCCCGGCGACGCTGCAAGGCGGCCGCCGGCGCGCAAACGCCCAGATTGCCACGTTCACAAAGGATTGTGACGGATTACCTCAGAGTCAGAACAACTCTGTGACACTTATAGAAAGGATGCTCCCATGCGGGTTGCCTATTTTCTCGAAAATCTCTCAGCCACGGCACCGGCACCTGCGTTTGCCCGGCTGATTCCCCACCTGAAGCAGGCCCGGATCGACTTTCGTTGTTTCACCAGCTCGCCGCTCGCCGGGCTGGCAGCAAGTGATGAAGTGATCAGCCTGCAACCTTTTTCCGCCACCCTCTTTCCCGATCAGGAAGCCGCCCAGGCCCTGTCGGACAGTGTCTCGCGGCGACTGGCGGCATTCCAGCCGCAGGTGATTCATCTCGGCGATACCTCCCTGCTCAGCCTGCTGGGCCTGGGCTACGCCCGCAGCGAGCAACTGCCGCTGGTGGCCACGTATTCGCCGCAGGAAGACGATGGGGCGGAGGCCGGCTATCTCCGCTGGTTCTATGGCGCCTGCCAGTTGGTTCTGGTGGAAAATGACCGGGCCGCCCAGGCGCTGCAGCGCCTGGGTTTGACACATGCTCGGATCGCGCGCCTCACCGCCGGCAACGCACTCGTCCGCAGCCGCCAACTCAGCGTGTACTATCAACGCCTGCGGCGCGGCTCTGTTGTTGTGCCCGATGACGTCACACGGCCCCTGCGCCGGCGGACTGCGGAGCATGTCGTGGCTGTTCCCCAATTGGCTGCGATCTGAATCTCCCTGACAACCTTTGTGTGATGTGCAAACCCGGCCCCCGGCCGTTGTGCCTGGTTGCTGACCTGCCCGTCTTTTTTCATGCCTTTGATCATTGTTCTCAGCCTCGGTCTGCTGATCACCTCAGTCTATTCCGTCTGCACGATCGATCAGCCGGCCCTCGAGGCCTTGCGCCATTTTCCGCCGTTTCTCGCACTCTTGCTGCTGGGGATGGCACTGGCGCCGTGGTTGCTGAGCGCTCTGCGGCTTTCCGTCTGGATGAGCTTTCTGCGCCATCCTGCACGTTTCCGCGAAATTCTGCGTGTAGTCATCGCCGCCGAGGCGGTGGCCGCGATCACGCCGACCGCGGCAGGCGGCGGCTATTTCAAGTTCGGCTGGCTGGTCAAACGCGGCATGCCGGCGGGCACGGCGGCCTCCCTGATGCTCCTGGGGACGCTGGAAGAGTATTGCTTCTTTTTAATCAGCCTGCCGGCCGTTTTGTCGTTTTCCCCGGCAGCGCGCGAGCTGTTCTCCCGCGCTGCCGGGTGGAATCTGTTGCTCTCGCCCGATTGGCAGCGCCGCGACCTTTTGCTCACCGCGCTAATCGCCGTTGCAATCGTGGTGGCTGCCGGATGGCTGGCCTGGCGCAATTTGCCCGAGCGGCACCAGAGCAAGGTGGTGCAATGCTGCCGGCGCTGCGTGCAGCAGTGCCGCCTGGGCGGCCAGACTTTGCGGCAGGTGATCAGGCACGGCGGCTGGCGTTTCTTTGCAACCGTCGGGCTGGCGGGAGGGTATTGGGTGTGCCGGTGCAGCCTGTTGGTGGTTTTGTTGGAAGGCTTGCGCCAAAACCTTGACGCGGTGCAGGTGATGGTTTCGCAATGGCTGCTCTTCATGGTGATGAATTTCATGCCCTCGCCGGGCGCGGTGGGCGGCGCCGAGTTCGGCTTTTTGCTCCTCTATCGTGGGATACTGCCGCCAAATTTTGTGGGTGTGCTTTCCGCCGCCTGGCGGGTGTTGACCTTCACCCTGCCGGTGGGCCTGGCGGCGCTGGTGTTCATGTGGCATGCCCGCCAGCGAAACAAAAAGGGCATCCCACCTGACTGCGGCAGGGTGGATGCCCTCGTGGCGAGTGGCCGGAACGCCGGTGCGGTTATTTGACCATCGGCAAACCGTACTTCTTGGCTTTGCGGTAGATGGTGGCGCGGCCGATACCGAGCTTCTTCGCCGTCTGTGAAATGTTCCCGCCGTTTTCCAGCAGCGCGTTGCGCAGCGCTTCCTCCTCCAGTTTTTCAATCCAGCTCGACAGCGTGTTGTCCGATTCGTAGATGCGTTTCTCGCCGATGGCGCGCACGGTGTTCGGCAGATCCTTGGGCGTGATTTCCCGGGTGGAAGCGAGCACCACCGCGCGCTCGATGGCATTTTCCAGCTCGCGCACGTTACCGGGCCAGTTGTAGGCCATCAGCAGCTCCAGCGCATCCGGCGCGATGCCCTCCACTTCCTTGTTCTCCTGGCGGGCGAACTTGTCGATGAAATGCGCCGCCAGCAGCGGAATGTCCTCGCGGCGTTCGCGCAGCGGCGGCAGTTTGATGGGGAAGACCGAGATGCGGTAGAACAGGTCTTCGCGGAATTCATTGGCGCGCACCGCCTCTTCCAGATCACGGTTGGTCGCCGAGATCACGCGCACATCCACCTTCACCAGCTCGTTGCCGCCGACGCGCTCGAATTCGCGCTCCTGCAGGATGCGCAGCATCTTCGCCTGGGTGGCGGGTGTCATCAGGCCGATCTCATCGAGAAAAATGCTGCCGCCGTTGGCCACCTCGAATTTGCCGATGCGCTTGCCGGTGGCGCCGGTGAAAGCGCCCTTCTCGTGGCCGAACAATTCGCTTTCCAGCAGCGATTCCGGCAGCGCCGAGCAGTTCACGGCGACGAACGGCTTGTTGCAGCGCTGGGGATTGTGGTAGTGAATGGCGCGCGCGATCAGCTCCTTGCCGGTGCCGCTCTCGCCTTGAATCAACACCGTGACATTGCTGTTGACCACTTTCTCCAGCGCCCGGAAAACTTCCTGCATGACGCCGGATTGTCCGATGATATTTTTGAACTGAAAGCGATCCTTCAGCTCCGAACGCAGCGAGTCGATTTCCTGGCGGAGCGAGCTGGTGGTGAGCGCGTTGCGCACCGTCACCAGCAAACGGTCGCTGGGAAACGGCTTTTGAATGAAATCATACGCGCCCAGCTTCATCGACTTCACCGCCTTTTCGATGGTGCCGTGCGCCGACATCATCACCACCGGGATGCGTGGCTCCTCATTGCGAATGCGCGTGAGGGTTTCGATGCCATCGATTCCCGGCATTTGGATGTCGAGCAGAATCAAATCCGGCACATTTTCCCGGATCATCTTCAGGCAGGCTTCGCCGCTGTTGGCGGTTTCGACGACGTATTCCTTTTCCTTGCGCAAGTTGATCTCGATCATCTTGCAAATGTTGCGATCGTCGTCGACCACGAGAATCGAATATTTCCGGGCCCTCCGGCCGATGGCATTCTCTTCGGTCATGGCTTTCACTTTATTTGAATCAAACGCTGCGGCATGATGCGATGATGAGAAGATACGAATTGGTGAAAGTGTGGCGGCCTGTGTGTCATGGGAGAGATAAGGCTTGGCGGCGGCTAAAAACCATTTTTCCCTTGAGTTGCGGCCGCCAAAATACAAAACCGGCCAGTGAATCGCAAGGCTTTTCTCGTGCGGCGCGGCCGCGGGCGTGCTCAACTTTCGTGCGCTCGGGCAGTCAGGGCGTGGAAACCGAGCGCCTGTCTCACTGCCGGCAGGAAATCCGGGGAAGGCAGCGCTTGTATTTCGAGCGCGTAAGCTGGCAGCCGGTGCAGGCAGTCAAAGTGCCGCAACTTCACTGCGTCCTTGCCGGTCGTGATCAGAAAATCACTGCGTGATTGCAACAGTCTTTCCGCGAGGGCATGCGCGTCGCTGGCGCGATAGTTGTAATGATCGGGAAAACACGAAACCTCCACTGGTTCGATGCCGAGGCCCCGAACCATGGCAACAAAGCGCGCGGGATTGGCAATGCCGCTCACCAGCACCGCACGGCAGCCGGACACGGCTGACAGCGGCAGGTCTTCATTGCCGGTCAACGGGCGCAAGTGGCGCGGCTGAAACTCCAGCGCAAAAGTCTTGACGCCGAAATGATCCCGGCAGCGGGCCTGCACCGCTTCCTGCTCCGTGACGGAAAGTGCCTTTAGCCCGGTGAGCAGCAGCAGATGCGCCCGCCGCAGATTGTGCCGCGGCTCACGCCAGGGGCCGGCGGGCAACAGCCACGCCGGATCACGCAAAAAGTCCGCCGGAGCCAACACAATATCGAGATCGCGGTGCAAACGGCGATGCTGAAAACCGTCATCGAGCACCACCACCTCCGGCTGAAACCGCACCACGGCGACTGCGGCTGCATGGGTTTTGCTGGCATCAACAATCACCGGGGTTGCCGGACAGGCGGCCGCCAGGACTTGCGGCTCATCCCCGCTGGCGTGCAGATCGGCGAGCAGGTGCCGACCATCACTGACAATGCAGGTGCCGCGGCGGGAGCGGCCATAACCGCGCGCCACAATTGCGACGCGTCGACCCTCCTGCTGCAGAGCATTCGCCAGGAAAATCGTGAGCGGCGTTTTACCGGTGCCGCCCACCGTCAGGTTGCCGACGCTCAGCACCCGCGCCGGCAGCCGGCGCACCGCAAAGATACCCTTATCGTAACCGTGGTTACGCAGTTGTACCAGGCCACGATACAGCCAGGCGAGCGGCAGGAGGACGGGATAGTGGATCATGGCTTCGGTTTCAAGTGACTGTCGGGGAGGTTTGCGGAGGTGCCGGCAGGAACAGTTGCCTCTCCGCTTCGGCCTCCAGCGCCAGCATGTCCTGCTCCATTTGTTGCCGCAGGGCCTCCAGTTGTTGGTCGCCGGCGGAGGCCGCGATGGCCCGCGGCTCGCCATAGAGCACGATTGTGCGGCTGAAGGGTTTGGGAATGATGAATTGATCCCAGCTTTTGAGCCGCCAGCAGGAGGAGCTGGCGAAAGTCAAGGGCAGCAGGCAGGCCCCGGCCTTTTGTGCAATGGCAATGGCGCCGGCTTTGAAATGATGGCGCGGGCCTTTCGGGCCGTCCGGCATGATGGCGCCGGCGGCGCCGCTGCGCAAGGCACGAATCATTGCGATCATCGCACGGCTGCCGCCCCGCGTGCTGGAGCCGCGCACCGTGCGGTAGCCCAGGCGATGCAGC
Proteins encoded in this window:
- a CDS encoding AbgT family transporter; translated protein: MKWRFRFSSQFFHRALDFVEKVGNLLPHPTSLFALFAGLVILLSALAAAFEVSAIHPGTGKTIEAVSLLSGEGLRRIVTEMVRNFTNFAPLGTVLVALLGIGVAEGSGLLGAAIRLLVLSAPRRLLTMVIVFAGIMSNAASEIGYVLLVPLGAVIFLAVGRHPLAGLAAAFAGVSGGYSANLLLGTVDPLLAGLSQEAARIIDADYLVNPACNYYFMVVSTFVLTLVGTWVSEKIVEPRLGAYGGSEKTMELQPLSPAEKRGLWYAFATGVVIVLLLLWAVVPEDGVLRDPRNPDFLHSPFLSGIVAIVFLSATVMGIAYGVGAGTVRREATVVEAMSKAMGTLASYITLVFFAAQFVAYFSWTNLGLIVAVKGAEFLKAVGFDGIPLLLSFVLLSTTLNLFMGSASAKWAIMAPVFVPMFMLLGYTPELTQATYRIGDSCSNIISPMMSYFALIVAFVQRYSKDAGMGTVIATMMPFTIVFLITWSGLLVLWFALDLPVGPGAGLRLAQ
- a CDS encoding glycosyltransferase; translation: MRVAYFLENLSATAPAPAFARLIPHLKQARIDFRCFTSSPLAGLAASDEVISLQPFSATLFPDQEAAQALSDSVSRRLAAFQPQVIHLGDTSLLSLLGLGYARSEQLPLVATYSPQEDDGAEAGYLRWFYGACQLVLVENDRAAQALQRLGLTHARIARLTAGNALVRSRQLSVYYQRLRRGSVVVPDDVTRPLRRRTAEHVVAVPQLAAI
- a CDS encoding Gfo/Idh/MocA family oxidoreductase; the protein is MAVIRIGVAGVGRLGALHAARLREIAGVELAGVFDVNQQRARQVAAEHGTRAFATLPELLASCEALTIAVPTSEHFATAQVALQAGRHVLIEKPVTATSAQARQLIALAQAHNLILQVGHIERFNGALRALAGFPLAPRFIESHRMASFDPRGTDVAVVLDLMIHDIDIILNLVRSTLTRVDANGVAVVSHEPDIANARLQFANGCVANVTASRISQKKMRKLRLFQRDAYISVDFLQGFSEIFRLTAPEESVPGQAFPLVLGRLDQGARPRQIIYEKREAPEGNALRLELESFARAIRGEAPPPVTGEDGLRALEVASAITEMIKAEPPA
- a CDS encoding flippase-like domain-containing protein, with the translated sequence MPLIIVLSLGLLITSVYSVCTIDQPALEALRHFPPFLALLLLGMALAPWLLSALRLSVWMSFLRHPARFREILRVVIAAEAVAAITPTAAGGGYFKFGWLVKRGMPAGTAASLMLLGTLEEYCFFLISLPAVLSFSPAARELFSRAAGWNLLLSPDWQRRDLLLTALIAVAIVVAAGWLAWRNLPERHQSKVVQCCRRCVQQCRLGGQTLRQVIRHGGWRFFATVGLAGGYWVCRCSLLVVLLEGLRQNLDAVQVMVSQWLLFMVMNFMPSPGAVGGAEFGFLLLYRGILPPNFVGVLSAAWRVLTFTLPVGLAALVFMWHARQRNKKGIPPDCGRVDALVASGRNAGAVI
- a CDS encoding lysophospholipid acyltransferase family protein, which gives rise to MLKINNRSVGAAPRGLRLSRWRRITFWLATRFGWLALLLIGHWTRIRLVGRQHFERLRASGTPFLICTWHGKILIPIFVHRRENLCGMVSEHSDGEMIAQTLHRLGYRTVRGSSTRGGSRAMIAMIRALRSGAAGAIMPDGPKGPRHHFKAGAIAIAQKAGACLLPLTFASSSCWRLKSWDQFIIPKPFSRTIVLYGEPRAIAASAGDQQLEALRQQMEQDMLALEAEAERQLFLPAPPQTSPTVT
- the lpxK gene encoding tetraacyldisaccharide 4'-kinase; the protein is MIHYPVLLPLAWLYRGLVQLRNHGYDKGIFAVRRLPARVLSVGNLTVGGTGKTPLTIFLANALQQEGRRVAIVARGYGRSRRGTCIVSDGRHLLADLHASGDEPQVLAAACPATPVIVDASKTHAAAVAVVRFQPEVVVLDDGFQHRRLHRDLDIVLAPADFLRDPAWLLPAGPWREPRHNLRRAHLLLLTGLKALSVTEQEAVQARCRDHFGVKTFALEFQPRHLRPLTGNEDLPLSAVSGCRAVLVSGIANPARFVAMVRGLGIEPVEVSCFPDHYNYRASDAHALAERLLQSRSDFLITTGKDAVKLRHFDCLHRLPAYALEIQALPSPDFLPAVRQALGFHALTARAHES
- a CDS encoding sigma-54 dependent transcriptional regulator; translation: MTEENAIGRRARKYSILVVDDDRNICKMIEINLRKEKEYVVETANSGEACLKMIRENVPDLILLDIQMPGIDGIETLTRIRNEEPRIPVVMMSAHGTIEKAVKSMKLGAYDFIQKPFPSDRLLVTVRNALTTSSLRQEIDSLRSELKDRFQFKNIIGQSGVMQEVFRALEKVVNSNVTVLIQGESGTGKELIARAIHYHNPQRCNKPFVAVNCSALPESLLESELFGHEKGAFTGATGKRIGKFEVANGGSIFLDEIGLMTPATQAKMLRILQEREFERVGGNELVKVDVRVISATNRDLEEAVRANEFREDLFYRISVFPIKLPPLRERREDIPLLAAHFIDKFARQENKEVEGIAPDALELLMAYNWPGNVRELENAIERAVVLASTREITPKDLPNTVRAIGEKRIYESDNTLSSWIEKLEEEALRNALLENGGNISQTAKKLGIGRATIYRKAKKYGLPMVK